One window from the genome of Oncorhynchus kisutch isolate 150728-3 linkage group LG21, Okis_V2, whole genome shotgun sequence encodes:
- the LOC116356151 gene encoding mucin-13-like codes for MPVTFGLSLSVSWICCLLIGGITCFTLKGNAHGHPTYTGPEPTGSYAQASVVSGPNAKATGQNATSAEATGHNATSAEATGHNAMSSVKSGPGASAEATGPGASAEATGPGASAEATGPGASAEATGPGASAEATGPGASAVASGPGASAVATGPGASAEATGPGASAEATGPGASAEATGPRASSAEATGHNVTSAEATGHNATSAEATGHNAMSSVKSGPGASVEATGPGASAVASGPGASAEATGPGASAEATGPGASAEATGPRRLSRSNRPRRLSRSNRPRRLSRSNRPRRLSRSGRPRRLSRSDKP; via the exons ATGCCTGTGACTTTTGGACTCTCTTTGAG tgtttcTTGGATTTGTTGCCTGCTAATTGGAGGGATAACTTGTTTTACACTTAAAG GTAATGCTCATGGGCATCCTACCTACACTGGACCTGAACCAACTGGATCCTATGCCCAAGCAagtgtggtgtctggtccaaATGCTAAAGCTACTGGCCAAAATGCCACGTCAGcagaagctactggccacaatgccacgtcagcagaagctactggccacaatgccatGTCAAGTGTCAAGtccggccccggcgcctcagcagaagcaacaggccccggcgcctcagcagaagcaacaggccccggcgcctcagcagaagcaacaggccccggcgcctcagcagaagcaacaggccccggcgcctcagcagaagcaacaggccccggcgcctcagcagtagcgtccggccccggcgcctcagcagtagcgacaggccccggcgcctcagcagaagcgacaggccccggcgcctcagcagaagcgacaggccccggcgcctcagcagaagcgacagGCCCCCGCGCCTCGTCAGcagaagctactggccacaatgtcacgtcagcagaagctactggccacaatgccacgtcagcagaagctactggccacaatgccatGTCAAGTGTAAAGtccggccccggcgcctcagtagaagcaacaggccccggcgcctcagcggTAGCGtccggccccggcgcctcagcggaagcaacaggccccggcgcctcagcggaagcaacaggccccggcgcctcagctgaagcaacaggcccccggcgcctcagcagaagcaacaggccccggcgcctcagcagaagcaacaggccccggcgcctcagcagaagcaacaggccccggcgcctcagcagaagcggcaggccccggcgcctcagcagaagcgacaaGCCTTGA